In Scylla paramamosain isolate STU-SP2022 chromosome 29, ASM3559412v1, whole genome shotgun sequence, a genomic segment contains:
- the LOC135115360 gene encoding agrin-like isoform X5, giving the protein MGSPTPTLARCPWWACSKPTLSASYMGPCDPFLTPDLTTTTAPPAPTTSPAAGGGADSAGPMCHGVCSAFFAPVCGSDGVTYSNECQLEFAACLLKKTITVVKNSACEEASTTTTPAPTCSQKCTRISFPVCGSDGKTYENVCLLEVADCESRAAGGGSVIVVAEGPCDAPAEVSPPVAPVPEAPSCSKECTRIFLPVCGSDGKTYNNQCLLEIADCESRAAGGAGVTLASESACDAPAEVSPPVAPVPEAPSCSKQCTRIFLPVCGSDGKTYNNQCLLEIADCESRAAGGAGVTLASESACEATIKEPAPPVPTCSQKCTRISFPVCGSDGETYENVCLLEVADCESRAAGGGSVIVVAEGPCGATTEASPAVPTPEAPSCSKQCTRIFLPVCGSDGKTYNNQCLLEIADCESRAAGGAGVTRVSENACDAPAEVSPPVVPVPEAPSCSKQCTRIFLPVCGSDGKTYNNQCLLEIADCESRAAGGAGVTRVSENACDAPAEVSPPVAPVPEAPSCSKQCTRIFLPVCGSDGKTYNNQCLLEIADCESRAAGGAGVTLASESACEAKTEAPPSEPVPAAPTCLQKCTRIFSPVCGSDGKTYNNQCLLEVADCESSAAGGGSIIVVAEGLCDEMFESLGSGCRRKCPEKYEPVCGSDGQTYDNECVLESTNCGRWARKEQGVYIVDDAPCGAKHGKTEVDSALNIVLASSLSSQQSSPLDANSPSTQLSSSSSSSSCQQACTREFKPLCGSDGVTYSNPCTLEVANCKSRARGEVDVMLEFEGPCVAALPRGPDCVGQCDRMYRPVCGSDGETYNNQCLLEHADCLNPFVSIIVASEGPCATSAPPVAGPAAGLPPSVFPEDSEDSEEKEEEEESEEFASLGSITVTAYQQPA; this is encoded by the exons ATGGGGTCACCTACACCAACCCTTGCTCGCTGTCCATGGTGGGCGTGCAGCAAGCCAACCCTCAGCGCCTCCTACATGGGGCCCTgcg ATCCCTTCCTGACTCCCGACCTCACCACGACCACCGCCCCCCCTGCCCCTACTACCTCGCCAGCGGCAGGGGGCGGGGCGGACAGTGCCGGGCCCATGTGCCACGGGGTGTGTTCTGCGTTCTTCGCCCCAGTGTGCGGCAGCGACGGCGTCACCTACAGCAACGAATGCCAGCTGGAGTTTGCCGCGTGCCTGCTGAAGAAGACCATCACCGTGGTCAAGAATAGTGCCTGCG AGgaagcctccaccaccaccacgccggcGCCCACGTGCTCGCAGAAGTGTACCCGCATTTCCTTCCCCGTCTGTGGCAGTGACGGCAAGACCTACGAGAACGTGTGCCTGCTGGAGGTGGCGGACTGTGAGAGCAGAGCCGCGGGCGGCGGGAGCGTCATTGTCGTCGCGGAGGGCCCGTGTG ACGCCCCGGCGGAGGTTTCGCCGCCCGTTGCACCCGTCCCGGAGGCGCCCTCGTGCTCAAAGGAGTGCACCCGTATCTTCCTCCCCGTCTGCGGCAGTGACGGCAAGACCTACAACAACCAGTGCCTGCTGGAGATTGCTGACTGTGAGAGCAGAGCTGCTGGCGGCGCGGGCGTGACCCTCGCCTCAGAGAGCGCGTGTG ACGCCCCGGCGGAGGTTTCGCCACCCGTTGCACCCGTCCCGGAGGCGCCCTCGTGCTCGAAGCAGTGCACCCGCATCTTCCTCCCCGTCTGCGGCAGTGACGGCAAAACCTACAACAACCAGTGCCTGCTGGAGATTGCTGACTGTGAAAGCCGAGCTGCTGGCGGCGCGGGCGTGACCCTCGCCTCAGAGAGCGCGTGTG AAGCCACGATAAAGGAGCCCGCCCCCCCGGTGCCCACGTGCTCGCAGAAGTGCACCCGCATTTCCTTCCCCGTCTGCGGCAGCGACGGCGAAACCTACGAGAACGTGTGCCTGCTGGAGGTGGCGGACTGTGAGAGCAGAGCCGCGGGCGGCGGGAGCGTCATTGTCGTCGCGGAGGGCCCGTGTG GAGCCACGACGGAGGCGTCGCCCGCTGTGCCCACCCCGGAGGCCCCTTCTTGCTCGAAGCAGTGCACCCGCATCTTCCTTCCCGTCTGCGGCAGTGACGGCAAGACCTACAACAACCAGTGCCTGCTGGAGATTGCTGACTGTGAAAGCCGAGCTGCTGGCGGCGCGGGCGTGACCCGCGTCTCGGAGAACGCTTGTG ACGCACCGGCGGAGGTTTCGCCACCCGTTGTACCCGTCCCGGAGGCGCCCTCGTGCTCGAAGCAGTGCACCCGCATCTTCCTTCCCGTCTGCGGCAGTGACGGCAAGACCTACAACAACCAGTGCCTGCTGGAGATTGCTGACTGTGAAAGCCGAGCTGCTGGCGGCGCGGGCGTGACCCGCGTCTCGGAGAACGCTTGTG ACGCCCCGGCGGAGGTTTCGCCACCCGTTGCACCCGTCCCGGAGGCGCCCTCGTGCTCGAAGCAGTGCACCCGCATCTTCCTTCCCGTCTGCGGCAGTGACGGCAAGACCTACAACAACCAGTGCCTGCTGGAGATTGCTGACTGTGAAAGCCGAGCTGCTGGCGGCGCGGGCGTGACCCTCGCCTCAGAGAGCGCGTGTG AGGCCAAGACTGAGGCTCCGCCCTCCGAACCCGTCCCCGCGGCGCCCACATGCTTACAGAAGTGTACCCGCATTTTCTCCCCCGTCTGCGGCAGTGACGGCAAGACTTACAACAACCAGTGCCTGCTGGAGGTGGCAGACTGTGAGAGCAGTGCTGCTGGCGGTGGGAGCATCATTGTCGTCGCGGAGGGcttgtgtg ACGAGATGTTCGAGTCCCTGGGCAGCGGCTGCCGCAGAAAGTGTCCGGAGAAGTACGAGCCAGTGTGCGGCTCAGACGGCCAGACGTACGACAACGAGTGTGTGCTGGAGTCTACCAACTGCGGGCGTTGGGCGCGGAAGGAGCAGGGCGTGTACATCGTGGACGACGCGCCCTGCG ggGCCAAGCATGGCAAGACAGAGGTGGACTCCGCCCTCAACATCGTCCTggcctcctccttgtcctcccagCAGTCCTCGCCTCTGGACGCCAACAGCCCCTCCACCCAACTGTCGTCAtcatcttcctcgtcctcgtgcCAGCAGGCCTGCACGAGGGAGTTCAAGCCCCTGTGTGGATCAGACGGCGTGACCTACAGCAATCCCTGCACCCTGGAGGTGGCCAACTGCAAGAGCCGCGCCAGGGGAGAAGTCGATGTGATGCTGGAGTTCGAGGGTCCCTGTG TGGCCGCCCTGCCCCGGGGTCCCGATTGCGTGGGGCAGTGCGACAGGATGTACAGGCCGGTGTGTGGCAGTGACGGGGAGACGTACAACAACCAGTGTCTCCTGGAGCACGCCGACTGCCTCAACCCCTTCGTGTCCATCATTGTGGCGAGCGAAGGGCCGTGTGCCACCAGCG CGCCTCCGGTAGCAGGACCAGCAGCAGGACTTCCCCCTTCAGTCTTCCCGGAGGACTCTGAGGACtctgaggagaaggaggaggaggaggagagtgaggagttTGCATCCCTGGGGAGCATCACTGTCACAGCCTACCAGCAGCCTGCCTGA
- the LOC135115360 gene encoding agrin-like isoform X3, with translation MGSPTPTLARCPWWACSKPTLSASYMGPCDPFLTPDLTTTTAPPAPTTSPAAGGGADSAGPMCHGVCSAFFAPVCGSDGVTYSNECQLEFAACLLKKTITVVKNSACEEASTTTTPAPTCSQKCTRISFPVCGSDGKTYENVCLLEVADCESRAAGGGSVIVVAEGPCDAPAEVSPPVAPVPEAPSCSKECTRIFLPVCGSDGKTYNNQCLLEIADCESRAAGGAGVTLASESACDAPAEVSPPVAPVPEAPSCSKQCTRIFLPVCGSDGKTYNNQCLLEIADCESRAAGGAGVTLASESACDAPAEVSPPVVPVPEAPSCSKQCTRIFLPVCGSDGKTYNNQCLLEIADCESRAAGGAGVTRVSENACDAPAEVSPPVAPVPEAPSCSKQCTRIFLPVCGSDGKTYNNQCLLEIADCESRAAGGAGVTLASESACEAKTEAPPSEPVPAAPTCLQKCTRIFSPVCGSDGKTYNNQCLLEVADCESSAAGGGSIIVVAEGLCGATTDAPPVAPVPEAPTCLKQCTRIFLSVCGSDGKTYNNQCLLEIADCESRAAGGAGVTLASEGACARPEPPPTSRIEVVDVAVSCRRKCSQVSKPVCGSDGNTYENECLMEVASCRARREGGRSVYLQYGGSCDEMFESLGSGCRRKCPEKYEPVCGSDGQTYDNECVLESTNCGRWARKEQGVYIVDDAPCGAKHGKTEVDSALNIVLASSLSSQQSSPLDANSPSTQLSSSSSSSSCQQACTREFKPLCGSDGVTYSNPCTLEVANCKSRARGEVDVMLEFEGPCVAALPRGPDCVGQCDRMYRPVCGSDGETYNNQCLLEHADCLNPFVSIIVASEGPCATSAPPVAGPAAGLPPSVFPEDSEDSEEKEEEEESEEFASLGSITVTAYQQPA, from the exons ATGGGGTCACCTACACCAACCCTTGCTCGCTGTCCATGGTGGGCGTGCAGCAAGCCAACCCTCAGCGCCTCCTACATGGGGCCCTgcg ATCCCTTCCTGACTCCCGACCTCACCACGACCACCGCCCCCCCTGCCCCTACTACCTCGCCAGCGGCAGGGGGCGGGGCGGACAGTGCCGGGCCCATGTGCCACGGGGTGTGTTCTGCGTTCTTCGCCCCAGTGTGCGGCAGCGACGGCGTCACCTACAGCAACGAATGCCAGCTGGAGTTTGCCGCGTGCCTGCTGAAGAAGACCATCACCGTGGTCAAGAATAGTGCCTGCG AGgaagcctccaccaccaccacgccggcGCCCACGTGCTCGCAGAAGTGTACCCGCATTTCCTTCCCCGTCTGTGGCAGTGACGGCAAGACCTACGAGAACGTGTGCCTGCTGGAGGTGGCGGACTGTGAGAGCAGAGCCGCGGGCGGCGGGAGCGTCATTGTCGTCGCGGAGGGCCCGTGTG ACGCCCCGGCGGAGGTTTCGCCGCCCGTTGCACCCGTCCCGGAGGCGCCCTCGTGCTCAAAGGAGTGCACCCGTATCTTCCTCCCCGTCTGCGGCAGTGACGGCAAGACCTACAACAACCAGTGCCTGCTGGAGATTGCTGACTGTGAGAGCAGAGCTGCTGGCGGCGCGGGCGTGACCCTCGCCTCAGAGAGCGCGTGTG ACGCCCCGGCGGAGGTTTCGCCACCCGTTGCACCCGTCCCGGAGGCGCCCTCGTGCTCGAAGCAGTGCACCCGCATCTTCCTCCCCGTCTGCGGCAGTGACGGCAAAACCTACAACAACCAGTGCCTGCTGGAGATTGCTGACTGTGAAAGCCGAGCTGCTGGCGGCGCGGGCGTGACCCTCGCCTCAGAGAGCGCGTGTG ACGCACCGGCGGAGGTTTCGCCACCCGTTGTACCCGTCCCGGAGGCGCCCTCGTGCTCGAAGCAGTGCACCCGCATCTTCCTTCCCGTCTGCGGCAGTGACGGCAAGACCTACAACAACCAGTGCCTGCTGGAGATTGCTGACTGTGAAAGCCGAGCTGCTGGCGGCGCGGGCGTGACCCGCGTCTCGGAGAACGCTTGTG ACGCCCCGGCGGAGGTTTCGCCACCCGTTGCACCCGTCCCGGAGGCGCCCTCGTGCTCGAAGCAGTGCACCCGCATCTTCCTTCCCGTCTGCGGCAGTGACGGCAAGACCTACAACAACCAGTGCCTGCTGGAGATTGCTGACTGTGAAAGCCGAGCTGCTGGCGGCGCGGGCGTGACCCTCGCCTCAGAGAGCGCGTGTG AGGCCAAGACTGAGGCTCCGCCCTCCGAACCCGTCCCCGCGGCGCCCACATGCTTACAGAAGTGTACCCGCATTTTCTCCCCCGTCTGCGGCAGTGACGGCAAGACTTACAACAACCAGTGCCTGCTGGAGGTGGCAGACTGTGAGAGCAGTGCTGCTGGCGGTGGGAGCATCATTGTCGTCGCGGAGGGcttgtgtg GAGCCACGACAGATGCGCCGCCCGTTGCACCCGTCCCGGAGGCCCCCACTTGCTTGAAGCAGTGCACCCGCATATTCCTCTCCGTCTGCGGCAGTGACGGCAAGACCTACAACAACCAGTGCCTGCTGGAGATTGCTGACTGTGAGAGCAGAGCTGCTGGCGGCGCGGGCGTGACCCTCGCCTCTGAGGGCGCGTGTG CGCGCCCCGAGCCTCCCCCTACGTCCCGCATCGAGGTGGTGGACGTGGCCGTGTCCTGCAGACGGAAGTGTTCGCAAGTTTCGAAGCCCGTGTGCGGCTCAGACGGCAACACTTACGAGAACGAGTGCCTCATGGAGGTCGCCAGCTGCCGCGCCAGACGTGAGGGGGGCCGCAGCGTGTACCTGCAGTACGGCGGGTCGTGCG ACGAGATGTTCGAGTCCCTGGGCAGCGGCTGCCGCAGAAAGTGTCCGGAGAAGTACGAGCCAGTGTGCGGCTCAGACGGCCAGACGTACGACAACGAGTGTGTGCTGGAGTCTACCAACTGCGGGCGTTGGGCGCGGAAGGAGCAGGGCGTGTACATCGTGGACGACGCGCCCTGCG ggGCCAAGCATGGCAAGACAGAGGTGGACTCCGCCCTCAACATCGTCCTggcctcctccttgtcctcccagCAGTCCTCGCCTCTGGACGCCAACAGCCCCTCCACCCAACTGTCGTCAtcatcttcctcgtcctcgtgcCAGCAGGCCTGCACGAGGGAGTTCAAGCCCCTGTGTGGATCAGACGGCGTGACCTACAGCAATCCCTGCACCCTGGAGGTGGCCAACTGCAAGAGCCGCGCCAGGGGAGAAGTCGATGTGATGCTGGAGTTCGAGGGTCCCTGTG TGGCCGCCCTGCCCCGGGGTCCCGATTGCGTGGGGCAGTGCGACAGGATGTACAGGCCGGTGTGTGGCAGTGACGGGGAGACGTACAACAACCAGTGTCTCCTGGAGCACGCCGACTGCCTCAACCCCTTCGTGTCCATCATTGTGGCGAGCGAAGGGCCGTGTGCCACCAGCG CGCCTCCGGTAGCAGGACCAGCAGCAGGACTTCCCCCTTCAGTCTTCCCGGAGGACTCTGAGGACtctgaggagaaggaggaggaggaggagagtgaggagttTGCATCCCTGGGGAGCATCACTGTCACAGCCTACCAGCAGCCTGCCTGA